Genomic DNA from Hordeum vulgare subsp. vulgare chromosome 2H, MorexV3_pseudomolecules_assembly, whole genome shotgun sequence:
accacacatttgacaaacttgagagttgtctttgtAATCTTTTTAAAATGATCAATTACTAATtaaaaggtaattatgtcattggttgtctttatcctccactttactttgaatgcCTCATTGTTCTATTTTGTGACCACTGACATGCATAGTATTCTCAATGCTAGCAAATATTTGaagcacccgttgggtgaatatgatgagtttaagaaataatatgtttctttaccatgaaaatggtaataCCATCATAAGGAGATGTAAAGTGTATCAAGGGCTTTTCAACCTGATCTGCATATAAAAATGtcagatcatgagatctcaacttcaagttgattttataattaccaaaattgtaagttgcgatagacttgaggtcttgaaaaattattgggtgatcattccaaatgtgctcggggcagcatgtttctcttaagggaaatattcaaggtgaataaatattcatccattatgtacttagtttgagaactaagtgaagttggtgagAGATGAAATACATATGATCATActtagctattaagagaatagccATGACACATATTCCGAAGGTGAGGTTATAGTAGCAATAATACCTCGGGTGGATACAACGACTGATGTCGTAAATCATCTTACAATAAATAATCTTACCTAACATGTACTTACTGTATTTGGAAATGTGAGCCATGCGTTACttgaaaatgctaatgcatttatttaatttacttctaggagtaagtggcatctataaataaatgatttgtttgagaacaatcatggtcaaggtgatccttggtgaacctgggtgtatccttcaatataacacatgtgattaaattattgctaatgttttggacttcattcttgatgaagtgtgtgactttagagtcactgCCAAAACGTATAGAATTGCATGCTTAATATTGGTTAGTCACTATGAAATTATAACCTCGATGTCCTGTGGACCTTGCGAAAGTGTTGAGACACTTAATCATTGTCATAAATTATGTGGTCCATCATGATGGATGAacgacactataattagaaatattGTCGTAGGCTTCATTGCTATGTAttttaccaatgtaatagaaggtaatcacaagtaaatgcaaatatttatgtagttccctatgacatattcaagcaaaaAGAGGCTTGAATAATTGATATTGGTAGATAATACCATTCAACATGCAATAATCATGCATGAATTTACTATGATAGTAAAtcattttagtgaacaacaacaattgcTTCAAAGGAGCAAATTTTAGTACGACTGATGCcatatagccatatgtgtagacctTAATTTATATATGATAACATTTTAAAGATAATCATCAATATGATGTAGATATCGCAGTAATAGAGAACATAGTCTGACTTTTGTAAgtagatgttcataattctattaccttGTGTTATGCTATATTTAataaaatcactttgaaggtaatcatctgTCAGACTGACATGAGGTAGACCTTGCAGTAATAATGCATAGTCTGCAAAATTTTAGAGTAGATGCGAGTATTACCTTATGATTTCTTGAGGTAGTCACGtctaatattaatatttggaagagcactttgaaggtaatcatcttgTTAAAATGACAAGACATAGACTTTACAGTAGCGATGGATAATCTGTAAATTATGCAGTAGATGCCATCAACaccttgtgattcacaaataTGTTTTGGGCTAGACACATTAATATTTAGAAAAGCACGTCGAAGGTAGTCATCTTATCAAAATGACAAAAGACATAGACCTCACAATAGTGATGGATAATCTGCAAATTGTGCAGTAGATGCCAACAATACCAATGTGATGTAGTCATATTGAGTACGACACTGTATAATTCTTAGGATTTGCAAGGAGATAAAATCAATTGCAAAAAATGTAGTTGTTCTAAAACTGGTATTTACAATAAATGCAGTGGCAATTATGTATAATATGGAACAATATCGTCGAAATATGTAATGTTCCGCAATTTGATGAAATTGCAAGGTATGAACACCCGAAGAGTAGTACTATGCTTATAAAACATGTAAAATTTATGTTTTAGTTTATGATGCACAATATGACAAGACCAGAGGGCATGAGTCACACGATTACAATTAGCCTAAGGGCTTCTATGCAACCAGTACTAAGCCTAATGGGTATACTTGCCATAAGAGAAAATCAGAATTTATTTGGACTGATTTAGCATTAAAATATAGTTGAAGGACTAAATCGAGAAACGACTGAAAGGATAAGATGCCCTTTCTTCCTCCTGTGGCCATCATGTAAGTGTCGCATGCGAGCGCGACTGGGCGGCTGCGGCCGGGCACGGGCGACGGCCAGGCGGCCGGGCGCGTGCGGCGGTCGGGCGGCGCGGGGCCAGCCACGGTCTGGAGCGGCAACGCGTGGAGGAGCCGGGCAGAGTCTATGGCCTGGGGCGCGGTGAGGCGCAGAGGCCGGGTGGACGAGCGCGTGGCCAGGGGCGGCCAAGGGCGCTAGCACGGCTGGGCGACGGCCGGGTTAGGCCGGACTGCCACTAGCGCTGCGAGTGCGACCAGGCTTGGCCGAGGGCTGCGGGCATAGCCGCGCCGTGGTGATGCAGGCTGAGAGCCTCGTCGGCTGCTGTCGTAGCGAACGGCGAGCGCACCGGCAGCCTTGGCTTCTTAATCACAAGAAGACAACATTTGCCAATTGATTTCCTGATTGCATGTCGACTAGTGGTTACGAATTCATTGAGTGAATCCAATTCAATGCCGCGTTGTGCGCTGCCGTGCAGAACACCGGTTGTTGGTCGTCGCCACAGTCGTGCGCCGGGGCTGCGACTCGAGCGCTTGAGGGTGTTTGCCACGCGGCTGTGCTGGCTTTAGAGACCGTGGAGCGTCGGCCATGCATCACGCAGATGGCCATGGACGCAGGTGCCATCGATTTCTTACCTTCTCCGTTGCCGCTTTGGCCTAACTTTGTAACCCGTCTCCGCCGTTGTATTGGCCTACCTGCTTTGTGGAAGAGGCGTGCGTGATAACGTattagagtaaaacgagattgaatgaaagtgaatggaccAGCAGTCCtctttctattgattctcaagtatatatacatctggaataggtgcgaagaagaggtgtctgttcggatgcatccctccagaacaggtgtCTGTTGGCAATAGACACAAAAAGGAGACACGACTGTTCGGATTAGACATATCCCTTGAATTAATCTACTGATTAATTTCTAACAAATATAATCGTACATAAATGAGTCAAAATAGCCGGCTTTGGTTTTGAGTCGGGGCTGCAGAGAGGAATAGAATGGAGAAAGTGAAAACGAACACCAAATCGTATTTTAGCACTTGGTGGCCTTGGAATGGAAAATGGCGTCGAGATAGGCAACCTCGGGGGTGTAAACTGCAAATAAACCAGATCCTcgtcagaaaagaaaaaaaagggacacGTTTGGACGGCGGCCGCGAGGTCAAACGCAAGCCACGGTCAGGACCCAACAAACACGAGGTTTCATCTGGCCGAACGAACGAACGAACCTTTCCGTGGCGGAGGCACAGCCGCGCGAAGCACGAACTCTCGCCTGGCTTGATTCCTGCCGTTCTTTGTACCTACCTAGCGAATTTGAGTCGCGCTTTTCTAGCTGGCTTGACCAACGCAGGCGGGACGATGGTGGTGGTATCGGCTTGGTGTGGGTCAAAAGTCCAAACCCATGGACAAAGCTTCATTTCATGGGAATCAAAGATTGGTCCGATACGACCCGACGTAGCGCGTTAATTAACCAGGCGTTTAAAAAAAAAAACGTCCCTAAACGCCTGACCTGATGGGCCGATTACCTTTTTTTTTTCTAGAAAATTTCTGATCTGTTCATTCCCGATCATGGGAGTACAACGAATACCAGAAATAATAAAAACTACGTCTAGATCCGTAGACCACCGAGCGACGACTACAAGCACTCAAGCAAGCCGAAGGCGTGCCGTCGTCATCGTTACTCCATCGCCGGAGTCGGGCACAACTTGTTGTAGTAGACAGTCGGGAAGTCGTCGTGCTAAGGCGCCGTAGGACGAGCGCACCACAACAGCAACCGCCGCAGATGAAGAATAACGTAAATCAGAAGGATCCAACCAGAAGACACACGAACAtagacgaacaacgacgagatccGAGCAAATCCACCAAAGATAGATCTACCGGAGACACAACTCCACACGCCCATCAACGATGCTAGACGCACCGCCGAAACGGGGGCTAGACGGCGAGACCTTTATTCCATCTTTAAGGAGCCGCCGCCGTCTCGTCTTTCTGAGCAGGACACAAACCCTAGTAAAACTGAAAGTAACGGCTAAAAACGGAGCCCTCCAGCCGACCCTTCCCAAGATCCACCACGCCCCCATGGCCCTAGGCCCACCGGAGTGGAGGAGGACATGCGGCGGCGCCGACACGAGGCAGAAACCCTAACCTTTtttgtgaaggaggaggaggcggctatGTGGGACTCGTATCGTGGAATTGCTAGGTACGTGAGTGTCCTCATCTTTGTCGAGAGTCAAATCACGGGAGCTCGGCAAAAACTAAGTAAGCCGAGTACAACTCCCGACGATGTGCCCGACTCGACAGAGCTAAGCTTAAAACAAAACTCTGTCGTGACAGGTCAATTACTGATtagtaaaataataataataaccaatCAGATATCTTAAACTGACTTTAACGTCTCGACTGCCTGACTTTTCTTATAATTAGTCCAAATCTAGAATGGATATAGAGCGGCTCACATGCGACCGTCATCTCGGCCTAACCCATCATTGCCTAAACATATGTCCCTATCGAAAGAATCATAGACCGAAGTCAACCAGTTAGTCCAGTCCACTCCCTTCTTCGTCCACTTCATTTCCAATCCCCTCTTATTCGAATCGATGGCCGGTGATGACAGCAATGCTAGCTCCGGTGGCGAATCTGGCGGCTCCGACGACTAGTCGAGCCCGCTGCATGACACGGGGCACGACGATGTGGAGGAGGTCGTCCTCTGCATCACGTTGACAGGTGGCGGCTCGACCAAGGAGGCAACGACAACTCTTATTCCGCAACGCCCATCGCTTGTTGACATCGTCGGCTCGTTCCAGTTGTCCCGCAACTCCAGGCATTCCACGTATGTGCAGGTACGCCGCCCACCACCACCAATGCGGATTCAATCTGGTCCAGTAGTGATCCACGTGCACCGTTGGGTCCTTGTGCGTGCACCTGCACGCACGAGGACACCCGAACTTGAGGCACAAGCAGTCCACCGCGTGATAGCAAGCGAGAGAGAGGGTGACGACGAGGAAGGTATTAGCCATGTGCCGGGCATGCATAAATCTATCATGATGGCAAAGATGCATACCCGACACACGGCTAATGCCTTCCTCGTCGTCTACTTGTCGGGCGTCGCCTGGTGCTCAAGGAGTTGCTCTGCTTGCTCTTGCACCATGTGAAGGCCCACCACGGTCAACGTCGACCTTGGCCGGTGAGCCTTGCAATTGAACTATGCGGGCGGTGACAGTCTCGCCGAGAGACCACGCCTTGCCGATCTTCATGAGCTCTTCGTCGAGGTAGACCAGACATCGTGTGGTCGTCTCTGCGGTGGCCGGCGACCGATCACGGGCCCAAGGCGACGCCTCGTCAGACTTTGCAAATGCGGAGCGGCGCAACCGCCAGGTTGTATCCCTGACCGAAGGGATGCTCCACAACGATGAGGCGCCACGGCCACCGCGACCACTACGGTAGTGGCGTAGGCACCAATACGCCTTCGCTATCCCCGGAATCACCTCCTCTTTCATGTCGTTGCCACTCTCGGCGTGGCACGACGATGAAGTCGATTGTGCACCGGAGAGGTGATgactttggctcctcctccatgcGTGGCTGACATCGGCAAGGGCGGCGTCAGATCGTGCATAGCGATCGCTCGACCACTCCTCATCTGTCGTTGTTGCCTTTGCCAGGAAGCGTGATGGTTGTTGTAATAGCCCCTCCTCATCGTCGGGAAGATGACGATCTCTTCTTCCTCGGAAAAGGCGATCGCTTTGGAGGTCGAGAGCCCCGGAGAGCGACGGGGACACTAAGATCCGGATTCGGAGGGAGTTCTGGAGCTGACGTCGGCCGACACGAAGAACCATAACTTTGGCATGGCATGGACGCCACGAGAGCGAAGATGATTAGTGAGGTTCTGAGCAAAGAGGAATGATGCGGCGCGCTGTGGACGACACCAGAGCTGGCTTAAATAAGCACGACCAGAAGAAGGGACGAATAGCTGACTTCAATGTGACGTAGTGCTTGGAGTAGGCTTCTCGATCGCCACATCAACATTGAAGCAGAGCCACCAACTCGTTCGGTTGTGTCGCTTTGACCAATATCAATGTCGTGGAGTCACGTCTTCTGGGAAGGGGCGTTGACTTACATGAATGCACGACAACCGCCTCATGCCGAGAGGTTTTTGGGAGCGCTAAGGGTGTCAAATGCGTACATGGCGATGGTACGGACGCCCCCTTATTTGCGTTTAGTCTGCGAGATCTTAGACAACTGGACTTGTGTGTGGATCGATTGGGTCACATGTTGGATGACAAATTGCGGACGGTGTGAGGGTCTCTTCAATGGTCCtatgatcatcgttggtaaaattatcacatagatgattttgatgacatgacgcataataaaagaagagagagaatgaaatcgtatgaacttgaagcaacggttcacgCACAAGCTACAAGCTCCGAGGCAAGCACGGTTATTTCTTTAATATTTAATGGACCCGCTTAATTATTTTACATACGATTAACATACACTCCATTGAAGACCTTGTATGATGTGTTGTTGATTGTTGATGTGGACacttataccaacgattgaacatacgaattgttggagatgctctaagcgcGCTAAAAGAAAAGTAGCAATCACATGACACAATTTGTATCCTATACTCTCTGTGCTTTTGGATAAATAAACTTGGCTTTACACCTAAAAAAAATCTACaagttattcttttctgaaaagaagagattagaggcccacaagccctctattcGTTCCTGCAACCGGCCCGTTGAAACATCTCGTTAACCAGCCCACATCATTTACAAGCCGCATGGGCCGCAAAAGCGACAAGGGAGTTCTCAGCGTGTTGCGAGTCGTGCCCATCGATTCCCCCCCTTCTCCCCGCCGGCGACGGGTCCTCCCGGCCGGATCCAGCCCCCCCCCGGCCTCCGCGCGGTCCCGCCACtgcaagacttctctcggtccagcgacctcttgagcactgagATGCGGGGGGTCGGAGGCCCATTGCTCACTGTCAGCGATCTCCTGAGCGACCTCGCTGTAGAAGGAGGCGACGACCACCTCGACGGCGGAGGCGATGCATCTGTTCCCTCCTCCCCCTTGGCAGTGCATCAGGTGGAGGAAGCTGACCCCTCCGAGCTCCAGCGGCTCTTCGCGGTGAGGGCTCCCTTCGCTCCCCTGTTTCTGATTTTGTAGGTATCAATTGATTCACCTGTCATATTGTTTGTTGTTCCTTCGAATTCATTCTCTGAATCATGCGTCCATCAGCTTTCATGTGTTCCCAGAGCTACTCAGTTGTGCTCGATGTGAAGAATCTTGCTGTGCATAGTCCCATAGATTCATATAGGGTACACAGAAAAGTGTGCAACGTTGAATGTTGGGATTAATTAAGATGGTCTCATCTAACTTAAGTTCATATAATTCACATCTTATGGTAGGTTACTTCACCCACCTTGACCAGCTGATGTGATGTGCttgctcatgtttgttgtttactTAATTTTCGAATCCGAAGTTCAGTACCGATGAAAGAATCCACCAAGAGGCAGCAAAGGCATTTTGTTCGTCAATTTGATGTGGGGTGCTACTCTGTTAGTTACTAGCTATCTGGTATGAACACGTACATGTAACTCATTTCTGCATTCATCATCAACCAGGAAGACTATGACAGTTTGATGAAGTCTCTACGGGAGAATGATCCTTCATGGCCTTCCCTGATGCTGAAGGTGTGAtttttcccttccttttcctttacTGAGGACGCAACCTGTGGTTATTTACTACAATTCGTTGCTGGATACAAACCCTAACATGTTTGCTCCCGAATCTCGGTACCTCAAACTCTAGTTGTGCAGGGCGTTGAAGACTTCCGATAAGCTGCTGAGCTGCGCGAATGTGAAAGCCGAGCAGCTGCTAGAGAAGGTGGAGAAACTGGAGCATGTcctagagaggggagatcgtgcaGTGGGATCAATTATAGAGGTTCTTCAGAGCATGCAGCTCACCGAGGATCATCAGACCTCCAAATCGAACCCGCCTAGCATGTAGTGAGCTGCGGTGGCGTAGGTGTTGTGTTTGATTATCCAAATCAGGAGTCATGCCTTTCCTGCCAGCATTCTAGCACAAATCCATTTACTAGTTCCTTGTAAGATGCTTCCTGAATTGAATGAACTGAAATGCTATATGCTTCCAGGGTCCATTGCTCTAGAAGCCTGAGAAGTGTTGTGGCAGTCCGGTGGATAATACGGAGTACTAAGACATGCATGTTTTCTAAAGATACACATGAAAATATTTGTAAGTGCCTCAATGATTTAGAAGAATTTCATAGAAATTTTGAAAGATTCTATTtagtaggattttttttccgctAGAGCTTGTTAGTCTGTAGGATTGAGAACTATATATGATTTTTATGGTCTAGTTTGCATGTGATTAAGATTTATTTTTTCAACAATCTCATGGAAATTTCTCCCTATTTTTAGTCCTTCAGAAATGTATATATTTTTCTATGGCACAACCAAGCAGTAACTTACATCGTAATTCTACCGGTttcctatttttgtttttttagaatAGTACTCCGAAACAAGGATACCCTCAATATGAATTCGGTGGTGTCAGTTTTCTTgcataaaaaaatatgaaaagtgTTAATCAAGTGTTAATCTTGCATCAAAAAATGAAAAGGTGTTGCAGGCTTGTCCAGGTTGACGTTTGTAAAAGGCGAGAGAAAATCAAAGGCAGAATACCGAAAACGCTAGTTTAATTCTCACAGTGAATGCAGGACAATAGTGTCCGAAACACGATAGATTATTAGCAAATTTGCATAAAATGGGGCACCACACTCTTGTGATTCAAACACGATAATGGCAACCTGCACGTCACAACACACACGCCCAGACAGTCTCACTTGCTCCAAGATGCAGGAGCTTTAAGAAGTGCAGTACGTGGAGCTTGTTAAGCTTCATACATTAGCCAACGTAATCAAAAGTCCGAACTTATGaaaagggctaggcaatccacatatagtgtaacaccccttctcacGTATGACGCGgaagacaagtcaacacgtgTAACTGGAAGAGAGCGACGACGCGCGAAGCTCACGTATGACTCAAAAGGTCTCTACGTGGACACAAAGGGGGGTTACCAGCAATTTTTAATAAATTGCGAAAGCCAgaacttgaactcaagaccttagctctgataccatgttaaacTTCTTGCACTAGCCatcgcaaccaaaagtccgaactgatgaaaagggctaggcaatccacatatagtGTAACAGAGCTCAGGCCGGTGCAAGAGTGAGCTCGACCGGTGGCGGCGGTGGACTGGTGTGCTCGATCCGATCTGAAATCTGATGCGTGGTGAGAGCCAGGGGTGAGGGGAAGCTGCGCTGTTGCGGTGGCAGTTGCAATgtaattttggaaaatatcaggAGCAATGTCATGTACCATTTGGTTTAAGGCAAGGCGCCAGTGCAAGCGCTGGTCTGGCTCGAAAAACGCCCGATTCTTGCATTCCCCAGGCAGGCTGAGAGGGCTGCTTTTGCatcggccgggccaggcttagcagGCCACACATGCTACCAAACGCACTGAAATTTGCATGCCAGGTGCGAGCCAGCTAACTAAACACGCCTTTAGCGCACAAAGCAACTCCTGATGGTTCCCAATCCTAGGATGTATGTGGATTTTGAAGAGAGTGGATTTTGGAGAGAGTGAAAAAGCAATCCTAACTAAGTGCAAAACTTGTGTACATTGAATATGCATCATGCTAAAATGAACCTAGCAATGACTAGGCTCTACTCTTTGGTCGACACATGACGGAGCCAGAAATTTGGTataggggagggggggggggggggcagttccTCACTTGAGCTCTTACATACTAACAAGCATCGACCCAGTCAAAATCACTAAGACCGTATAAAGGGCCTAAACTAAAACcatgtgatggggttatagtcctagggtagggtcataggcctgccctataagtcctatccaaggactacccttcataaaggataaggcccttagtcagttccgactgaattaaggacttcccatcatccagtcggtgacgaatcctccagcacccagtcggagatgagcattcggagtgtatcaaactatccgactggattccactctgtgcatcgtaacccccctggagggaaacggtcatacgttcccatgtgcctttattagcatttaagacgtacgttacttgtaacataggcatttattcgccactactccacccctgtgcaccgaaccgttgtgaagggcagcgcactctatataagccacccttccccactggtgcag
This window encodes:
- the LOC123430767 gene encoding uncharacterized protein LOC123430767, with product MRGVGGPLLTVSDLLSDLAVEGGDDHLDGGGDASVPSSPLAVHQVEEADPSELQRLFAEDYDSLMKSLRENDPSWPSLMLKLCRALKTSDKLLSCANVKAEQLLEKVEKLEHVLERGDRAVGSIIEVLQSMQLTEDHQTSKSNPPSM